A window from Hemicordylus capensis ecotype Gifberg chromosome 2, rHemCap1.1.pri, whole genome shotgun sequence encodes these proteins:
- the LOC128345925 gene encoding adenylate kinase isoenzyme 1-like isoform X4, protein MLLLNLHGTYVELSGELHPLMGLIVSYFAVLSGPQYLQPEGQLASPHDKLQAPIIIFMVGGPGCGKGVQCARLADKYNFYHVAIGDLLREEASRATSKGKVIKDIMLKGALVPTGYILDLLTDNMLKSERVKGYFIEGFPREINQARMFEEVVGRPPNIVIVFDCSTETMIQRLLIRSQMGERVDDHERIIRQRLETHYTLCEPVFTYYLQKSLLRNILAEEPPEVVFCKCCSVIDDVLKAAASQASTNNPT, encoded by the exons ATG CTCCTGCTGAACCTCCATGGGACTTATGTAGAACTTTCTGGGGAATTGCACCCCCTGATGGGTCTGATTGTCTCCTACTTTGCTGTCCTGAGTGGCCCCCAATATCTACAGCCTGAAGGTCAGCTCGCCTCACCTCATG ATAAGCTGCAGGCCCCCATCATCATCTTTATGGTAGGAGGCCCAGGTTGTGGCAAGGGAGTGCAATGTGCCCGGCTGGCTGACAAATACAATTTCTACCATGTGGCTATTGGAGATCTGCTGAGGGAGGAAGCCAGCAGAGCTACCAGCAAGGGCAAAGTCATTAAGGATATCATGCTGAAAGGGGCTCTGGTGCCCACG GGCTACATCTTGGATTTGCTGACTGACAATATGCTAAAATCCGAACGTGTCAAGGGATATTTTATTGAAGGCTTCCCCCGGGAAATTAACCAGGCCAGGATGTTCGAGGAAGTC GTGGGGCGTCCACCCAACATCGTGATAGTGTTTGACTGCTCTACAGAGACTATGATTCAACGACTGCTGATCCGAAGCCAGATGGGTGAGAGAGTCGATGACCATGAAAGAATCATCCGACAGCGGCTAGAGACCCACTATACGCTGTGTGAGCCTGTCTTCACCTACTACCTACAGAAGAGCTTACTTCGGAAT ATCCTGGCTGAAGAGCCCCCAGAAGTAGTCTTTTGCAAGTGCTGCAGTGTCATTGATGATGTCTTGAAGGCAGCTGCCTCACAGGCCTCAACTAACAATCCTACTTAA
- the LOC128345925 gene encoding adenylate kinase isoenzyme 1-like isoform X1, protein MKKKLNRFFWQDSEMLLLNLHGTYVELSGELHPLMGLIVSYFAVLSGPQYLQPEGQLASPHDKLQAPIIIFMVGGPGCGKGVQCARLADKYNFYHVAIGDLLREEASRATSKGKVIKDIMLKGALVPTGYILDLLTDNMLKSERVKGYFIEGFPREINQARMFEEVVGRPPNIVIVFDCSTETMIQRLLIRSQMGERVDDHERIIRQRLETHYTLCEPVFTYYLQKSLLRNILAEEPPEVVFCKCCSVIDDVLKAAASQASTNNPT, encoded by the exons ATGAAAAAGAAGCTAAACCGTTTCTTTTGGCAGGACTCCGAAATG CTCCTGCTGAACCTCCATGGGACTTATGTAGAACTTTCTGGGGAATTGCACCCCCTGATGGGTCTGATTGTCTCCTACTTTGCTGTCCTGAGTGGCCCCCAATATCTACAGCCTGAAGGTCAGCTCGCCTCACCTCATG ATAAGCTGCAGGCCCCCATCATCATCTTTATGGTAGGAGGCCCAGGTTGTGGCAAGGGAGTGCAATGTGCCCGGCTGGCTGACAAATACAATTTCTACCATGTGGCTATTGGAGATCTGCTGAGGGAGGAAGCCAGCAGAGCTACCAGCAAGGGCAAAGTCATTAAGGATATCATGCTGAAAGGGGCTCTGGTGCCCACG GGCTACATCTTGGATTTGCTGACTGACAATATGCTAAAATCCGAACGTGTCAAGGGATATTTTATTGAAGGCTTCCCCCGGGAAATTAACCAGGCCAGGATGTTCGAGGAAGTC GTGGGGCGTCCACCCAACATCGTGATAGTGTTTGACTGCTCTACAGAGACTATGATTCAACGACTGCTGATCCGAAGCCAGATGGGTGAGAGAGTCGATGACCATGAAAGAATCATCCGACAGCGGCTAGAGACCCACTATACGCTGTGTGAGCCTGTCTTCACCTACTACCTACAGAAGAGCTTACTTCGGAAT ATCCTGGCTGAAGAGCCCCCAGAAGTAGTCTTTTGCAAGTGCTGCAGTGTCATTGATGATGTCTTGAAGGCAGCTGCCTCACAGGCCTCAACTAACAATCCTACTTAA
- the LOC128345925 gene encoding adenylate kinase isoenzyme 1-like isoform X10, translated as MVGGPGCGKGVQCARLADKYNFYHVAIGDLLREEASRATSKGKVIKDIMLKGALVPTGYILDLLTDNMLKSERVKGYFIEGFPREINQARMFEEVVGRPPNIVIVFDCSTETMIQRLLIRSQMGERVDDHERIIRQRLETHYTLCEPVFTYYLQKSLLRNILAEEPPEVVFCKCCSVIDDVLKAAASQASTNNPT; from the exons ATGGTAGGAGGCCCAGGTTGTGGCAAGGGAGTGCAATGTGCCCGGCTGGCTGACAAATACAATTTCTACCATGTGGCTATTGGAGATCTGCTGAGGGAGGAAGCCAGCAGAGCTACCAGCAAGGGCAAAGTCATTAAGGATATCATGCTGAAAGGGGCTCTGGTGCCCACG GGCTACATCTTGGATTTGCTGACTGACAATATGCTAAAATCCGAACGTGTCAAGGGATATTTTATTGAAGGCTTCCCCCGGGAAATTAACCAGGCCAGGATGTTCGAGGAAGTC GTGGGGCGTCCACCCAACATCGTGATAGTGTTTGACTGCTCTACAGAGACTATGATTCAACGACTGCTGATCCGAAGCCAGATGGGTGAGAGAGTCGATGACCATGAAAGAATCATCCGACAGCGGCTAGAGACCCACTATACGCTGTGTGAGCCTGTCTTCACCTACTACCTACAGAAGAGCTTACTTCGGAAT ATCCTGGCTGAAGAGCCCCCAGAAGTAGTCTTTTGCAAGTGCTGCAGTGTCATTGATGATGTCTTGAAGGCAGCTGCCTCACAGGCCTCAACTAACAATCCTACTTAA
- the LOC128345925 gene encoding adenylate kinase isoenzyme 1-like isoform X3 has translation MGICQGSLPKTTKPLKRELKEKKATCLKLCTFTRKFFTSLLRFGTRILVHLHDKLQAPIIIFMVGGPGCGKGVQCARLADKYNFYHVAIGDLLREEASRATSKGKVIKDIMLKGALVPTGYILDLLTDNMLKSERVKGYFIEGFPREINQARMFEEVVGRPPNIVIVFDCSTETMIQRLLIRSQMGERVDDHERIIRQRLETHYTLCEPVFTYYLQKSLLRNILAEEPPEVVFCKCCSVIDDVLKAAASQASTNNPT, from the exons ATGGGGATTTGCCAGGGCAGCCTTCCAAAAACCACCAAGCCCTTGAAGCGTGAACTGAAAG AGAAAAAGGCCACCTGTTTGAAACTCTGCACCTTCACCAGGAAGTTCTTCACAAGCCTCCTTAGATTCGGCACAAGAATTCTGGTTCATCTCCATG ATAAGCTGCAGGCCCCCATCATCATCTTTATGGTAGGAGGCCCAGGTTGTGGCAAGGGAGTGCAATGTGCCCGGCTGGCTGACAAATACAATTTCTACCATGTGGCTATTGGAGATCTGCTGAGGGAGGAAGCCAGCAGAGCTACCAGCAAGGGCAAAGTCATTAAGGATATCATGCTGAAAGGGGCTCTGGTGCCCACG GGCTACATCTTGGATTTGCTGACTGACAATATGCTAAAATCCGAACGTGTCAAGGGATATTTTATTGAAGGCTTCCCCCGGGAAATTAACCAGGCCAGGATGTTCGAGGAAGTC GTGGGGCGTCCACCCAACATCGTGATAGTGTTTGACTGCTCTACAGAGACTATGATTCAACGACTGCTGATCCGAAGCCAGATGGGTGAGAGAGTCGATGACCATGAAAGAATCATCCGACAGCGGCTAGAGACCCACTATACGCTGTGTGAGCCTGTCTTCACCTACTACCTACAGAAGAGCTTACTTCGGAAT ATCCTGGCTGAAGAGCCCCCAGAAGTAGTCTTTTGCAAGTGCTGCAGTGTCATTGATGATGTCTTGAAGGCAGCTGCCTCACAGGCCTCAACTAACAATCCTACTTAA
- the LOC128345925 gene encoding adenylate kinase isoenzyme 1-like isoform X8 produces MGICQGSLPKTTKPLKRELKDKLQAPIIIFMVGGPGCGKGVQCARLADKYNFYHVAIGDLLREEASRATSKGKVIKDIMLKGALVPTGYILDLLTDNMLKSERVKGYFIEGFPREINQARMFEEVVGRPPNIVIVFDCSTETMIQRLLIRSQMGERVDDHERIIRQRLETHYTLCEPVFTYYLQKSLLRNILAEEPPEVVFCKCCSVIDDVLKAAASQASTNNPT; encoded by the exons ATGGGGATTTGCCAGGGCAGCCTTCCAAAAACCACCAAGCCCTTGAAGCGTGAACTGAAAG ATAAGCTGCAGGCCCCCATCATCATCTTTATGGTAGGAGGCCCAGGTTGTGGCAAGGGAGTGCAATGTGCCCGGCTGGCTGACAAATACAATTTCTACCATGTGGCTATTGGAGATCTGCTGAGGGAGGAAGCCAGCAGAGCTACCAGCAAGGGCAAAGTCATTAAGGATATCATGCTGAAAGGGGCTCTGGTGCCCACG GGCTACATCTTGGATTTGCTGACTGACAATATGCTAAAATCCGAACGTGTCAAGGGATATTTTATTGAAGGCTTCCCCCGGGAAATTAACCAGGCCAGGATGTTCGAGGAAGTC GTGGGGCGTCCACCCAACATCGTGATAGTGTTTGACTGCTCTACAGAGACTATGATTCAACGACTGCTGATCCGAAGCCAGATGGGTGAGAGAGTCGATGACCATGAAAGAATCATCCGACAGCGGCTAGAGACCCACTATACGCTGTGTGAGCCTGTCTTCACCTACTACCTACAGAAGAGCTTACTTCGGAAT ATCCTGGCTGAAGAGCCCCCAGAAGTAGTCTTTTGCAAGTGCTGCAGTGTCATTGATGATGTCTTGAAGGCAGCTGCCTCACAGGCCTCAACTAACAATCCTACTTAA
- the LOC128345925 gene encoding adenylate kinase isoenzyme 1-like isoform X5, with product MLLLNLHGTYVELSGELHPLMGLIVSYFAVLSGPQYLQPEDKLQAPIIIFMVGGPGCGKGVQCARLADKYNFYHVAIGDLLREEASRATSKGKVIKDIMLKGALVPTGYILDLLTDNMLKSERVKGYFIEGFPREINQARMFEEVVGRPPNIVIVFDCSTETMIQRLLIRSQMGERVDDHERIIRQRLETHYTLCEPVFTYYLQKSLLRNILAEEPPEVVFCKCCSVIDDVLKAAASQASTNNPT from the exons ATG CTCCTGCTGAACCTCCATGGGACTTATGTAGAACTTTCTGGGGAATTGCACCCCCTGATGGGTCTGATTGTCTCCTACTTTGCTGTCCTGAGTGGCCCCCAATATCTACAGCCTGAAG ATAAGCTGCAGGCCCCCATCATCATCTTTATGGTAGGAGGCCCAGGTTGTGGCAAGGGAGTGCAATGTGCCCGGCTGGCTGACAAATACAATTTCTACCATGTGGCTATTGGAGATCTGCTGAGGGAGGAAGCCAGCAGAGCTACCAGCAAGGGCAAAGTCATTAAGGATATCATGCTGAAAGGGGCTCTGGTGCCCACG GGCTACATCTTGGATTTGCTGACTGACAATATGCTAAAATCCGAACGTGTCAAGGGATATTTTATTGAAGGCTTCCCCCGGGAAATTAACCAGGCCAGGATGTTCGAGGAAGTC GTGGGGCGTCCACCCAACATCGTGATAGTGTTTGACTGCTCTACAGAGACTATGATTCAACGACTGCTGATCCGAAGCCAGATGGGTGAGAGAGTCGATGACCATGAAAGAATCATCCGACAGCGGCTAGAGACCCACTATACGCTGTGTGAGCCTGTCTTCACCTACTACCTACAGAAGAGCTTACTTCGGAAT ATCCTGGCTGAAGAGCCCCCAGAAGTAGTCTTTTGCAAGTGCTGCAGTGTCATTGATGATGTCTTGAAGGCAGCTGCCTCACAGGCCTCAACTAACAATCCTACTTAA
- the LOC128345925 gene encoding adenylate kinase isoenzyme 1-like isoform X7 — protein sequence MKKKLNRFFWQDSEMLLLNLHGTYVELSGELHPLMGLIVSYFAVLSGPQYLQPEGQLASPHDKLQAPIIIFMVGGPGCGKGVQCARLADKYNFYHVAIGDLLREEASRATSKGKVIKDIMLKGALVPTVGRPPNIVIVFDCSTETMIQRLLIRSQMGERVDDHERIIRQRLETHYTLCEPVFTYYLQKSLLRNILAEEPPEVVFCKCCSVIDDVLKAAASQASTNNPT from the exons ATGAAAAAGAAGCTAAACCGTTTCTTTTGGCAGGACTCCGAAATG CTCCTGCTGAACCTCCATGGGACTTATGTAGAACTTTCTGGGGAATTGCACCCCCTGATGGGTCTGATTGTCTCCTACTTTGCTGTCCTGAGTGGCCCCCAATATCTACAGCCTGAAGGTCAGCTCGCCTCACCTCATG ATAAGCTGCAGGCCCCCATCATCATCTTTATGGTAGGAGGCCCAGGTTGTGGCAAGGGAGTGCAATGTGCCCGGCTGGCTGACAAATACAATTTCTACCATGTGGCTATTGGAGATCTGCTGAGGGAGGAAGCCAGCAGAGCTACCAGCAAGGGCAAAGTCATTAAGGATATCATGCTGAAAGGGGCTCTGGTGCCCACG GTGGGGCGTCCACCCAACATCGTGATAGTGTTTGACTGCTCTACAGAGACTATGATTCAACGACTGCTGATCCGAAGCCAGATGGGTGAGAGAGTCGATGACCATGAAAGAATCATCCGACAGCGGCTAGAGACCCACTATACGCTGTGTGAGCCTGTCTTCACCTACTACCTACAGAAGAGCTTACTTCGGAAT ATCCTGGCTGAAGAGCCCCCAGAAGTAGTCTTTTGCAAGTGCTGCAGTGTCATTGATGATGTCTTGAAGGCAGCTGCCTCACAGGCCTCAACTAACAATCCTACTTAA
- the LOC128345925 gene encoding adenylate kinase isoenzyme 1-like isoform X6, which yields MGLIVSYFAVLSGPQYLQPEGQLASPHDKLQAPIIIFMVGGPGCGKGVQCARLADKYNFYHVAIGDLLREEASRATSKGKVIKDIMLKGALVPTGYILDLLTDNMLKSERVKGYFIEGFPREINQARMFEEVVGRPPNIVIVFDCSTETMIQRLLIRSQMGERVDDHERIIRQRLETHYTLCEPVFTYYLQKSLLRNILAEEPPEVVFCKCCSVIDDVLKAAASQASTNNPT from the exons ATGGGTCTGATTGTCTCCTACTTTGCTGTCCTGAGTGGCCCCCAATATCTACAGCCTGAAGGTCAGCTCGCCTCACCTCATG ATAAGCTGCAGGCCCCCATCATCATCTTTATGGTAGGAGGCCCAGGTTGTGGCAAGGGAGTGCAATGTGCCCGGCTGGCTGACAAATACAATTTCTACCATGTGGCTATTGGAGATCTGCTGAGGGAGGAAGCCAGCAGAGCTACCAGCAAGGGCAAAGTCATTAAGGATATCATGCTGAAAGGGGCTCTGGTGCCCACG GGCTACATCTTGGATTTGCTGACTGACAATATGCTAAAATCCGAACGTGTCAAGGGATATTTTATTGAAGGCTTCCCCCGGGAAATTAACCAGGCCAGGATGTTCGAGGAAGTC GTGGGGCGTCCACCCAACATCGTGATAGTGTTTGACTGCTCTACAGAGACTATGATTCAACGACTGCTGATCCGAAGCCAGATGGGTGAGAGAGTCGATGACCATGAAAGAATCATCCGACAGCGGCTAGAGACCCACTATACGCTGTGTGAGCCTGTCTTCACCTACTACCTACAGAAGAGCTTACTTCGGAAT ATCCTGGCTGAAGAGCCCCCAGAAGTAGTCTTTTGCAAGTGCTGCAGTGTCATTGATGATGTCTTGAAGGCAGCTGCCTCACAGGCCTCAACTAACAATCCTACTTAA
- the LOC128345925 gene encoding adenylate kinase isoenzyme 1-like isoform X2, with product MKKKLNRFFWQDSEMLLLNLHGTYVELSGELHPLMGLIVSYFAVLSGPQYLQPEDKLQAPIIIFMVGGPGCGKGVQCARLADKYNFYHVAIGDLLREEASRATSKGKVIKDIMLKGALVPTGYILDLLTDNMLKSERVKGYFIEGFPREINQARMFEEVVGRPPNIVIVFDCSTETMIQRLLIRSQMGERVDDHERIIRQRLETHYTLCEPVFTYYLQKSLLRNILAEEPPEVVFCKCCSVIDDVLKAAASQASTNNPT from the exons ATGAAAAAGAAGCTAAACCGTTTCTTTTGGCAGGACTCCGAAATG CTCCTGCTGAACCTCCATGGGACTTATGTAGAACTTTCTGGGGAATTGCACCCCCTGATGGGTCTGATTGTCTCCTACTTTGCTGTCCTGAGTGGCCCCCAATATCTACAGCCTGAAG ATAAGCTGCAGGCCCCCATCATCATCTTTATGGTAGGAGGCCCAGGTTGTGGCAAGGGAGTGCAATGTGCCCGGCTGGCTGACAAATACAATTTCTACCATGTGGCTATTGGAGATCTGCTGAGGGAGGAAGCCAGCAGAGCTACCAGCAAGGGCAAAGTCATTAAGGATATCATGCTGAAAGGGGCTCTGGTGCCCACG GGCTACATCTTGGATTTGCTGACTGACAATATGCTAAAATCCGAACGTGTCAAGGGATATTTTATTGAAGGCTTCCCCCGGGAAATTAACCAGGCCAGGATGTTCGAGGAAGTC GTGGGGCGTCCACCCAACATCGTGATAGTGTTTGACTGCTCTACAGAGACTATGATTCAACGACTGCTGATCCGAAGCCAGATGGGTGAGAGAGTCGATGACCATGAAAGAATCATCCGACAGCGGCTAGAGACCCACTATACGCTGTGTGAGCCTGTCTTCACCTACTACCTACAGAAGAGCTTACTTCGGAAT ATCCTGGCTGAAGAGCCCCCAGAAGTAGTCTTTTGCAAGTGCTGCAGTGTCATTGATGATGTCTTGAAGGCAGCTGCCTCACAGGCCTCAACTAACAATCCTACTTAA
- the LOC128345925 gene encoding adenylate kinase isoenzyme 1-like isoform X9 has translation MKKKLNRFFWQDSEMLLLNLHGTYVELSGELHPLMGLIVSYFAVLSGPQYLQPEGQLASPHDKLQAPIIIFMVGGPGCGKGVQCARLADKYNFYHVAIGDLLREEASRATSKGKVIKDIMLKGALVPTGYILDLLTDNMLKSERVKGYFIEGFPREINQARMFEEVVGRPPNIVIVFDCSTETMIQRLLIRSQMGERVDDHERIIRQRLETHYTLYPG, from the exons ATGAAAAAGAAGCTAAACCGTTTCTTTTGGCAGGACTCCGAAATG CTCCTGCTGAACCTCCATGGGACTTATGTAGAACTTTCTGGGGAATTGCACCCCCTGATGGGTCTGATTGTCTCCTACTTTGCTGTCCTGAGTGGCCCCCAATATCTACAGCCTGAAGGTCAGCTCGCCTCACCTCATG ATAAGCTGCAGGCCCCCATCATCATCTTTATGGTAGGAGGCCCAGGTTGTGGCAAGGGAGTGCAATGTGCCCGGCTGGCTGACAAATACAATTTCTACCATGTGGCTATTGGAGATCTGCTGAGGGAGGAAGCCAGCAGAGCTACCAGCAAGGGCAAAGTCATTAAGGATATCATGCTGAAAGGGGCTCTGGTGCCCACG GGCTACATCTTGGATTTGCTGACTGACAATATGCTAAAATCCGAACGTGTCAAGGGATATTTTATTGAAGGCTTCCCCCGGGAAATTAACCAGGCCAGGATGTTCGAGGAAGTC GTGGGGCGTCCACCCAACATCGTGATAGTGTTTGACTGCTCTACAGAGACTATGATTCAACGACTGCTGATCCGAAGCCAGATGGGTGAGAGAGTCGATGACCATGAAAGAATCATCCGACAGCGGCTAGAGACCCACTATACGCTGT ATCCTGGCTGA